One window of the Etheostoma spectabile isolate EspeVRDwgs_2016 chromosome 16, UIUC_Espe_1.0, whole genome shotgun sequence genome contains the following:
- the slc38a9 gene encoding neutral amino acid transporter 9 isoform X1 produces MSAVMEDDDSRPLLSSEQTGESYSIRGSTDSPDFKAKRPFHVEPRNIVGDDPQERVSAEAAILNSRVHYYSRLTASSDRLLSPPNHVIPRQEELYIYSPLGTAFKVKGSDHSSKNPSIITIFAIWNTMMGTSILSIPWGIKQAGFTLGILILIFTGLLMLYCCYIALKSPKAIRGVDTSDWEFPDVCSFYFGKFGKWSSLFFSMVSLIGAMVVYWVLMSNFLYNTGQFIYNYAHNVNMSDSEFGTNGSDKVICPYPNTVPGGNHTMRTLFIGDSGNGTSDGSSFQHWWSKTNTIPLYLIVMLLPLLCFRSAAFFARFTFLGTISVVYLIVLVTIKAVHLGFHLEFHWFYTNQFYVAEFRLLFPQFTGVLTLAFFIHNCIITLMKNNRHQENNVRDLSVAYLLVGLTYLYVGVLIFAAFPSPPLSKDCIEPNFLDNFPTSDVMVFVARTFLLFQMITVYPLLGYLVRVQMMGQIFGNHYPSFLHVLVLNILIVGAGVLMATFYPNIGSIIRFSGATCGLALVFVFPALIHMISLRRQGLLRWPSAVFHSFLILLGMANMLAQFFM; encoded by the exons ATGTCAGCGGTCATGGAGGACGACGACAGCCGGCCTCTGCTGAGCTCCGAGCAGACCGGAGAGAGCTACTCAATCAGAGGCTCCACAGACTCCCCCGACTTCAAGGCTAAAAG GCCCTTCCACGTAGAGCCCAGGAATATCGTAGGTGATGACCCGCAGGAGAGAGTCTCTGCAGAGGCCGCCATCCTCAACAGCAGAGTCCATTACTACAGCAGACTGACCGCCTCCTCTGATAGACTGCTA agtCCTCCAAACCATGTGATCCCCCGGCAAGAGGAGCTCTACATCTACAGCCCACTGGGGACAGCTTTCAAGGTGAAAGGCAGCGACCACTCCTCTAAAAACCCCAGTATCATCACCAT ATTTGCTATATGGAACACAATGATGGGCACATCGATACTAAGCATACCTTGGGGTATAAAGCAG GCTGGTTTCACTCTGGGGATCCTCATCCTCATCTTCACAGGCCTGCTGATGCTCTACTGTTGTTACATTGCTCTCAAATCACCAAAGGCAATAC GGGGTGTGGACACATCTGACTGGGAATTCCCCGATGTTTGTAGTTTCTACTTTGGCAAGTTTGGCAAGTGGTCCAGCTTGTTCTTCTCGATGGTGTCACTTATTGGAGCCATGGTGGTTTACTGGGTCCTCATGTCCAATTTCCTCTACAACACCGGACAGTTCATCTACA ACTATGCTCACAATGTCAACATGTCAGATTCAGAGTTTGGAACCAACGGCTCAGATAAAG TCATCTGTCCATACCCAAACACTGTCCCTGGAGGGAACCATACCATGAGAACGCTATTCATCGGTGACAGTGGAAATGGCACTTCTGATGGCAGCTCTTTTCAACACTGGTGGAGCAAAACCAACACCATACCCCTCTACCTTATCGTcatgctgctgccgctgctctGCTTCCGCTCAGCCGCCTTCTTCGCACGGTTTACTTTCTTGG GCACCATATCAGTGGTCTACCTGATTGTGCTGGTAACCATTAAAGCTGTCCACCTTGGCTTCCACCTAGAGTTCCACTGGTTTTACACAAACCAGTTCTATGTCGCAG AGTTCAGACTGCTCTTCCCTCAGTTCACTGGTGTCCTCACTCTGGCCTTCTTCATTCACAACTGCATCATCACGTTGATGAAGAACAACAGACACCAAGAGAACAAT GTGCGGGACCTGTCTGTGGCTTATCTTCTAGTAGGGCTGACCTATCTCTATGTGGGAGTGCTGATCTTTGCTGCCTTCCCCTCACCTCCTCTCTCCAAGGACTGCATTGAGCCG AACTTCTTAGATAACTTCCCCACCAGTGATGTGATGGTGTTTGTGGCTCGGACCTTCCTGTTGTTCCAGATGATCACAGTCTACCCCCTGCTGGGATACTTGGTGCGGGTCCAGATGATGGGCCAGATCTTCGGCAATCATTACCCCAG TTTCCTCCACGTTCTGGTTCTGAACATCTTAATCGTTGGAGCTGGTGTCCTGATGGCCACGTTTTATCCCAATATTGGGTCCATCATAAG GTTTTCTGGAGCAACATGTGGCTTGGCTCTAGTGTTTGTCTTCCCTGCCTTAATCCACATGATCTCCCTGAGGAGGCAGGGGCTGCTCCGCTGGCCGTCAGCCGTCTTCCACAGTTTCCTGATCCTGTTGGGCATGGCCAACATGCTGGCTCAGTTCTTCATGTAG
- the slc38a9 gene encoding neutral amino acid transporter 9 isoform X2 codes for MSAVMEDDDSRPLLSSEQTGESYSIRGSTDSPDFKAKRPFHVEPRNIVGDDPQERVSAEAAILNSRVHYYSRLTASSDRLLSPPNHVIPRQEELYIYSPLGTAFKVKGSDHSSKNPSIITIFAIWNTMMGTSILSIPWGIKQAGFTLGILILIFTGLLMLYCCYIALKSPKAIRMDTSDWEFPDVCSFYFGKFGKWSSLFFSMVSLIGAMVVYWVLMSNFLYNTGQFIYNYAHNVNMSDSEFGTNGSDKVICPYPNTVPGGNHTMRTLFIGDSGNGTSDGSSFQHWWSKTNTIPLYLIVMLLPLLCFRSAAFFARFTFLGTISVVYLIVLVTIKAVHLGFHLEFHWFYTNQFYVAEFRLLFPQFTGVLTLAFFIHNCIITLMKNNRHQENNVRDLSVAYLLVGLTYLYVGVLIFAAFPSPPLSKDCIEPNFLDNFPTSDVMVFVARTFLLFQMITVYPLLGYLVRVQMMGQIFGNHYPSFLHVLVLNILIVGAGVLMATFYPNIGSIIRFSGATCGLALVFVFPALIHMISLRRQGLLRWPSAVFHSFLILLGMANMLAQFFM; via the exons ATGTCAGCGGTCATGGAGGACGACGACAGCCGGCCTCTGCTGAGCTCCGAGCAGACCGGAGAGAGCTACTCAATCAGAGGCTCCACAGACTCCCCCGACTTCAAGGCTAAAAG GCCCTTCCACGTAGAGCCCAGGAATATCGTAGGTGATGACCCGCAGGAGAGAGTCTCTGCAGAGGCCGCCATCCTCAACAGCAGAGTCCATTACTACAGCAGACTGACCGCCTCCTCTGATAGACTGCTA agtCCTCCAAACCATGTGATCCCCCGGCAAGAGGAGCTCTACATCTACAGCCCACTGGGGACAGCTTTCAAGGTGAAAGGCAGCGACCACTCCTCTAAAAACCCCAGTATCATCACCAT ATTTGCTATATGGAACACAATGATGGGCACATCGATACTAAGCATACCTTGGGGTATAAAGCAG GCTGGTTTCACTCTGGGGATCCTCATCCTCATCTTCACAGGCCTGCTGATGCTCTACTGTTGTTACATTGCTCTCAAATCACCAAAGGCAATACGTA TGGACACATCTGACTGGGAATTCCCCGATGTTTGTAGTTTCTACTTTGGCAAGTTTGGCAAGTGGTCCAGCTTGTTCTTCTCGATGGTGTCACTTATTGGAGCCATGGTGGTTTACTGGGTCCTCATGTCCAATTTCCTCTACAACACCGGACAGTTCATCTACA ACTATGCTCACAATGTCAACATGTCAGATTCAGAGTTTGGAACCAACGGCTCAGATAAAG TCATCTGTCCATACCCAAACACTGTCCCTGGAGGGAACCATACCATGAGAACGCTATTCATCGGTGACAGTGGAAATGGCACTTCTGATGGCAGCTCTTTTCAACACTGGTGGAGCAAAACCAACACCATACCCCTCTACCTTATCGTcatgctgctgccgctgctctGCTTCCGCTCAGCCGCCTTCTTCGCACGGTTTACTTTCTTGG GCACCATATCAGTGGTCTACCTGATTGTGCTGGTAACCATTAAAGCTGTCCACCTTGGCTTCCACCTAGAGTTCCACTGGTTTTACACAAACCAGTTCTATGTCGCAG AGTTCAGACTGCTCTTCCCTCAGTTCACTGGTGTCCTCACTCTGGCCTTCTTCATTCACAACTGCATCATCACGTTGATGAAGAACAACAGACACCAAGAGAACAAT GTGCGGGACCTGTCTGTGGCTTATCTTCTAGTAGGGCTGACCTATCTCTATGTGGGAGTGCTGATCTTTGCTGCCTTCCCCTCACCTCCTCTCTCCAAGGACTGCATTGAGCCG AACTTCTTAGATAACTTCCCCACCAGTGATGTGATGGTGTTTGTGGCTCGGACCTTCCTGTTGTTCCAGATGATCACAGTCTACCCCCTGCTGGGATACTTGGTGCGGGTCCAGATGATGGGCCAGATCTTCGGCAATCATTACCCCAG TTTCCTCCACGTTCTGGTTCTGAACATCTTAATCGTTGGAGCTGGTGTCCTGATGGCCACGTTTTATCCCAATATTGGGTCCATCATAAG GTTTTCTGGAGCAACATGTGGCTTGGCTCTAGTGTTTGTCTTCCCTGCCTTAATCCACATGATCTCCCTGAGGAGGCAGGGGCTGCTCCGCTGGCCGTCAGCCGTCTTCCACAGTTTCCTGATCCTGTTGGGCATGGCCAACATGCTGGCTCAGTTCTTCATGTAG